The DNA sequence TACATCTCACCAACGGCTTTAGAAAGGGCATAGGGGGAAATAGATTTTACAGGAGCATCTTCGGATAAAGGAAAATTTGTATTATCTCCATAAACAGCTGATGAAGATGCAAAAACAACTTTTTTAACATGGGTATCCCTTGCAGCCAAAAGAACCTTCAAAGTACCGGTAACATTCACTGAGTTACACTTCAATGGATCAGTCACACTGGCGGGTACACTGGCCATTGCTGCATGATGAAAAATGTAGTCACATTCTTCGAATGTTTTTTCAAGCTCAATTTCAGTTATGTCCCCTAAATCCAGGCTTATATTGTCCAATTCAAGGTGTTTAATGTTTTTTACACTGCCACTGGATTCATTATCCACCACAACTACTTCATTTTCCTGGCAAAGATTCTCTACTAGATGGGATCCTATGAACCCCAGACCACCAGTGACTGCAACTTTTTTATTTCTCATTTTAACCTCATGATTTAAACCTGATTAATTTGTCACATTTACCAGAAGGAAAAGTGATCGGTATACAGTTATATTATCCGGTAATTTGTACAAATTAAATTCTAATTTATATTGTCCAGAATATTCTGCAGTGAATTCAAATGGTATCTCCTTTTTCTGACCATTCATCAGGGTGAAATTTTCTGTTTTTAATGTTTTATTGTTTCCAATTATCATCATCTGGTAACTGGATGTGGAATGTTCCTGGTTAACAACACCCACTGTTAGGTTACCGCTTTCACCTGTGGTTAAATTAGTAGGATAATCTCCGGCATTCCCATTTTGACCCAGCAAATAAAATTCTGTGTATTTTTCAGTTTCATTGGGAGTTAAGATAATATAAAATATTCCTAAGAGTCCAATGATAAGGAAAATTACTATAATTATTGAAAGAGTTCGATCAACATTCATCAATGCACTTCCATAGATCCAAATATAATCTTTAAGTTTTGGACTATTTATCAGTTATAAGCTATATTTTAGTTATGAATTAATTTAAAGGATATAATTTTATCTAAAAAGTATATATTGAAGATTTAGATTTAGTAATATTAGTTGAACTTGTTATAATTAGTTTTTTAATTATACCCATGTTCTATAAATTTTAATATTAAAGGATTTCTAATGCAGTTCATAAATTTTTATCCTAATCATCAATTTATTCTGTCAAATTATTAGACTTATTATTCTATATGTTCTAGAACGATGTTATAAGTGTTACAAATTGGCTAAACTTTAGTTTAGTTTGAGATTGATGATTAGGCCATATTTAACCATTTATTCCACTATAAACTGATTGTCAATATTCGGATTTGGCTTTATAGCAGTGAATTTTAAAATAGATAGTGTATTTAAGAATAAATAGAGTATTTAAGAAAATAAAATAAAAAAATAGAATATTGGTTTTATTAGAATAAACCAATATCTTATTTAAAATATGTTTAGTCTTTTTTCCGATAATTTTAGTCTACTGCTTCGTTTAATATTGCATTGGCCATTTCTGCGAGACCTCCAGTGGTAACTAAGAAATCATATCCATTATTATAGAGGAACTGATCTGGATTTGCCAATCCGGTGAATGACGCATCAGAGAAGTCATCATCATGTGCTCTTGGTAACCAGGCAAGACCTCTAATGTCTGTGGATGGTGGTGAAATAAAGATAGTATAAACCTCTCTACTTCCCTTCAAATTCTTATACCACGTTGTACCCATTTCATAGAGAGTTCCTGCACAAGCACCACCATATATGTCAACTACCAGAGAGTTCGCCGGTGCAGAACTAAGTACGGAGACGTGTGTATTTGGACCTAAACCAAAGGCATATGCCTCTGCTCCCGCCGCATTCAAAAGACTAACCAATGAATTTAGCATATTCCAGTCTTTAGTTGTGGTGTATATGTTGTCACTTGTCAACCAAATCACTTTATATACAGCGATGTTTGTTGTACCGAAGATTGTTGAGGGGAGTGTTCCCGCGGTGTTGTACTGTGTGAGTATTCTGCTGTACATGTAGATTAGTGATTTGAATCCTATGGTTCCTATGCTACTG is a window from the Methanobacterium sp. Maddingley MBC34 genome containing:
- a CDS encoding Protein of unknown function (DUF1616) (PFAM: Protein of unknown function (DUF1616)) translates to MNVDRTLSIIIVIFLIIGLLGIFYIILTPNETEKYTEFYLLGQNGNAGDYPTNLTTGESGNLTVGVVNQEHSTSSYQMMIIGNNKTLKTENFTLMNGQKKEIPFEFTAEYSGQYKLEFNLYKLPDNITVYRSLFLLVNVTN